From a single Nicotiana tomentosiformis chromosome 2, ASM39032v3, whole genome shotgun sequence genomic region:
- the LOC104115748 gene encoding delta(24)-sterol reductase, producing MSDLEVPLRPKRKKNLVDYLVQFRWIIVIFFVLPLSFLYYFSIYLGDVRSDCKSFKKRQKEHDDNVKKVVKRLKERNASKDGLVCTARKPWVAVGMRNVDYKRARHFEVDLSPFRNVLDIDKERMVARVEPLVNMGQISRVTVPMNLSLAVVAELDDLTVGGLINGYGIEGSSHIYGLFSDTVVSYEIILADGQVVRATKDNEYSDLFYAIPWSQGTLGLLVSAEIKLIPIKEYMKLTYKPVVGNLQEIAQAYIDSFAPRDGDQDNPDKVPDFVETMVYNPTEAVCMTGRYASKEEAKQKGNVINSVGWWFKPWFYQHAQTALKRGEFVEYIPTREYYHRHTRCLYWEGKLILPFGDQWWFRYLLGWLMPPKVSLLKATQGEAIRNYYHDMHVIQDLLVPLYKVGDALEWVHREMEVYPIWLCPHRLYRLPLKTMVYPEPGFELHRRQGDSPYAQMYTDVGVYYAPGPVLRGEVYDGAEAVRQLENWLIENHGFQPQYAVSELTEKNFWRMFDGGLYEHCRKKYRAIGTFMSVYYKSKKGKKTEKEVQDAEQETAELETPEVDEPAD from the exons ATGTCGGATCTTGAGGTTCCCCTTCGTCCCAAGAGGAAGAAGAATTTGGTGGACTATCTTGTCCAATTCAGATGGATCATTGTTATCTTCTTCGTCCTTCCTCTCTCCTTCCTGTATTACTTCTCCATATATTTAGGGGATGTTAGGTCTGATTGCAAATCTTTCAAGAAGCGTCAGAAGGAGCATGACGATAATGTTAAAAAGGTTGTGAAGCGTCTAAAAGAGAGGAATGCATCTAAGGATGGTCTTGTCTGCACAGCTAGGAAACCCTGGGTTGCTGTTGGAATGAGAAATGTGGACTACAAACGTGCTCGTCATTTTGAAGTTGATCTTTCTCCATTTAGAAACGTCCTTGACATCGACAAGGAGCGAATGGTTGCTAGAGTTGAGCCTCTAGTCAATATGGGCCAAATATCTAGAGTTACTGTCCCTATGAATCTTTCCCTTGCAGTTGTCGCTGAGCTTGATGATCTAACTGTTGGCGGTCTGATCAACGGCTACGGGATTGAAGGAAGCTCTCACATTTATGGACTGTTCTCCGATACTGTTGTGTCATATGAGATTATTCTAGCGGATGGGCAGGTAGTTAGAGCTACAAAGGACAATGAATATTCTGATCTGTTCTATGCTATACCATGGTCTCAAGGGACATTGGGGCTTCTCGTTTCAGCTGAGATCAAGCTCATTCCTATCAAGGAATACATGAAACTTACTTATAAACCAGTAGTTGGTAATCTGCAAGAGATTGCGCAGGCTTATATAGATTCTTTTGCACCTAGAGACGGAGATCAGGATAATCCTGACAAGGTTCCAGATTTTGTAGAAACCATGGTGTACAATCCCACAGAAGCTGTTTGCATGACCGGTAGATATGCTTCGAAAGAAGAGGCCAAGCAGAAGGGCAATGTGATCAATAGTGTCGGTTGGTGGTTCAAACCCTGGTTTTACCAGCATGCTCAAACTGCCCTGAAGAGGGGGGAATTTGTAGAGTACATTCCAACTAGGGAATACTACCACAGGCACACAAGGTGCTTGTATTGGGAAGGGAAACTTATCCTTCCATTTGGCGATCAGTGGTGGTTTAGGTATCTTTTAGGATGGCTCATGCCGCCCAAGGTTTCTCTACTTAAAGCTACTCAAGGCGAGGCCATTAGGAACTATTACCATGACATGCATGTCATTCAGGATTTGCTTGTTCCTCTTTACAAGGTTGGAGATGCTCTCGAGTGGGTCCACCGTGAGATGGAG GTGTATCCCATCTGGCTCTGCCCACACCGACTCTACAGGCTGCCATTGAAAACCATGGTGTATCCTGAACCAGGGTTTGAGCTGCACCGCAGGCAAGGTGACTCACCATATGCTCAAATGTACACCGATGTTGGTGTCTACTATGCTCCCGGACCTGTTTTGAGGGGTGAGGTCTATGATGGTGCAGAGGCAGTCCGTCAGTTGGAGAATTGGTTGATCGAAAACCACGGATTTCAGCCACAATATGCTGTCTCCGAGCTGACAGAGAAGAACTTCTGGAGGATGTTTGATGGCGGCCTATACGAACACTGCAGGAAAAAGTACAGAGCCATTGGAACATTCATGAGCGTGTACTATAAGTCCAAGAAAGGAAAGAAGACGGAGAAGGAGGTGCAAGATGCTGAGCAAGAAACAGCTGAACTTGAGACCCCTGAAGTTGATGAGCCCGCGGATTGA